In the genome of Thermoanaerobaculia bacterium, the window GTCCCCGTTCTTTATTACTTCCTTTTCTCGATGGGATCCTCGTACAACATCGGTATTCGCCACCTCCTTCCGGTCTATCCGTTTCTCGCCATTGCGGGCAGCCGGGTTCCTCATGAAATCGCGAGCCGTTTCCCGGGCATGAACGCGCGGCGAAAAGCGGTCGCAATCGGCGCGGTCGTGCTGCTCGCCGCGTTCCAGGTGGCGACGGCGCTTTCCGCCCATCCCTTCGAGCTTTCCTATTTCAATACGTTCGGCGGCGGCACGGGGAACGGCTACCGGCTGCTTACGGATTCGAACACCGACTGGGGAATCGACCTCCGCCGCCTCGCGATCGAGCTGAATCGTCGAAAGGTCTCGACGGCGACGATCTGCTATTTCGGCGTGGATCCGGTGCAGGCTCGGACGGGGATTCCGGATTTCACCGCGGACGGCCGGCTCCGTGGCGACTTCGTGACGATGTCGACGACGCTTTGGGATATCGGTCCCGCCTTCTATGCGGTGAATCATCGCCCGGACCTGGGCCGCCGTCTCTCGCTCCTCATTCGACTGCTTCGTACCCGCGGCACGTTCGTCGGCCGAATCGGCGGTTCCACGCTGCTGTATCGATTGCCTGTCGCGCCCGATCCGATCTCCGATATCCTGCGACGCTGATGTCAGCCGTCGAATGAAGCTCTCCGTCATCATGCCCGCCTACAACGAGAAGGAGACGATCCGCGAGATCGTCGCCCGGGTGAAGGCCGTTCCGATCGAGAAGGAGATCGTGATCGTGGACGACGGCTCGACCGACGGCACCCGCGCGATCCTCGCCGAGCTCGACGGGAAGGAAGGCGTGCGGGTGTACCTCCAGCCGCAGAATCGTGGAAAAGGGGCGGCGATCGCCCGAGGCTTCCAGGAAGCTCGCGGCGACCTCGTGCTGATCCAGGACGCCGACCTCGAGTACGACCCGGCCGACTATCCGAAGCTCATTCACCCGATCGAGTCGGGGCGCGCGGACGTCGTGTTCGGCTCGCGTTTCCTCGGCGGCGGCGAACGGCGCGTGCTCTACTTCTGGCACACCGTCGGCAACCGGATGCTCACCCTGATCTCGAACATGCTGACCAACCTGAACCTGACCGACATGGAGACCTGCTACAAGGTGTTCCGCCGGGAAGTGGTGCAGTCGATCACGATCGAATCCCCGCGATTTGGGATCGAACCGGAGATCACGGCCAAGGTCGCGCGGCGCGGCTACCGGATCTTCGAAGTTCCGATCTCCTATTACGGCCGGACCTACGACGAGGGGAAGAAGATCGGCTTCAAGGACGCGGTGTCGGCCGTCTGGACGATGCTGAAGTTCCGGTTCCGCGAGGTCGAGGATCCGCGGAACGTCGGCCACGTGACACTCGCCCGGATGGCGAAGCTCGAGGAGTACAACCGGTGGCTCCACGACTTCTTCGCGCCGCACCTCGGGAATCGAATCCTCGAGATCGGATCCGGATTCGGCAACATGACGCGGTACTTCGCCAGTCGCGAGCGCGTGATCGCGACCGATCTGGATCCGGTCGCGTGCGAGACGCTCCGCACGACGTTTCGCGACCGACCCGGCGTCACGGTCGATTCGCTCCGATTCCCGCTGGCGCCCGACGCGCTCGCCCGTCTCCGCGAGGAGAACCTCGACACGGTCCTCTGCGCGAACGTCCTCGAGCACATCGAGCAGGACACGACGACGCTCGCCCAGATCCGGGAGATCCTGCGGCCGGGAGGCAAGCTCGTGCTGCTCGTGCCGGCGATGCCGGCGCTCTACGGCTCGCTCGACCGGGCACTGCACCACTTCCGGCGGTATTCGGCCGAGGAGCTCGA includes:
- a CDS encoding glycosyltransferase, with product MKLSVIMPAYNEKETIREIVARVKAVPIEKEIVIVDDGSTDGTRAILAELDGKEGVRVYLQPQNRGKGAAIARGFQEARGDLVLIQDADLEYDPADYPKLIHPIESGRADVVFGSRFLGGGERRVLYFWHTVGNRMLTLISNMLTNLNLTDMETCYKVFRREVVQSITIESPRFGIEPEITAKVARRGYRIFEVPISYYGRTYDEGKKIGFKDAVSAVWTMLKFRFREVEDPRNVGHVTLARMAKLEEYNRWLHDFFAPHLGNRILEIGSGFGNMTRYFASRERVIATDLDPVACETLRTTFRDRPGVTVDSLRFPLAPDALARLREENLDTVLCANVLEHIEQDTTTLAQIREILRPGGKLVLLVPAMPALYGSLDRALHHFRRYSAEELDRKLRDAGFTVENTRFLNRPGVFGWYLNSRILKRRVLPKSQLKMFSLLMPFLRAETRNPPKYGMSLLAIAKKP